In one Desulfomicrobium macestii genomic region, the following are encoded:
- a CDS encoding MogA/MoaB family molybdenum cofactor biosynthesis protein: MRVTWKDAYTAGTVIIGQGQDHPLIHGWFDADEKLRAGDIIHDPTCSVQLENRIRLCREDGLFMPAWVARKEKGVFVPGEFSCTRSRRGFSLAWITLSDKGSRGERVDASGPAIRDAAMEAMEIDLARGMIIPDESEILKAALVDCCLFQGFDLVFTTGGTGVGPRDITPEVTLPLLDKRLPGFERAMTQTSLAKTPHAMISRAVAGVMGLSLIVNLPGSPKAVRENLHAILPALKHAVEKLQGDPRDCGQ, from the coding sequence ATGCGTGTTACCTGGAAGGATGCCTATACCGCCGGTACGGTGATCATTGGTCAGGGACAGGATCATCCGCTGATTCATGGCTGGTTCGATGCTGATGAAAAGCTGCGGGCTGGCGACATCATCCATGACCCAACCTGCTCCGTGCAGCTTGAAAACCGGATTCGGCTCTGCCGGGAAGACGGACTCTTCATGCCTGCCTGGGTTGCACGAAAGGAAAAGGGCGTGTTCGTACCGGGAGAATTTTCGTGCACGCGGTCCCGGCGGGGTTTTTCCCTGGCCTGGATCACTCTGAGCGACAAGGGTTCTCGGGGCGAGCGCGTCGATGCCAGCGGACCGGCCATTCGCGACGCGGCCATGGAAGCCATGGAGATAGACCTTGCCCGGGGAATGATCATTCCCGACGAGTCTGAAATCCTGAAAGCAGCCCTTGTGGACTGTTGCCTCTTCCAGGGCTTCGATCTTGTCTTCACCACCGGCGGAACCGGAGTAGGCCCCCGCGACATCACGCCCGAAGTGACCCTGCCTCTTTTGGACAAGCGCCTTCCAGGATTTGAACGCGCCATGACCCAAACCTCCCTTGCCAAGACTCCGCATGCCATGATTTCCCGCGCCGTGGCCGGAGTCATGGGACTCTCCCTGATTGTCAATCTGCCGGGAAGCCCCAAGGCCGTGCGCGAAAATCTGCACGCCATCTTGCCCGCGCTCAAGCATGCGGTGGAAAAACTGCAGGGAGATCCTAGGGATTGTGGACAATAA
- the rfbA gene encoding glucose-1-phosphate thymidylyltransferase RfbA encodes MKGIILAGGSGTRLYPLTLGTSKQLLPVYDKPLIYYPLSILMLAGIRDILIISTPQDLPRFKDVLGDGSELGLKFSYIVQPSPDGLAQAFILGADFIGTDSVCLVLGDNIIYGEGLSKVLKSCARLDKGGIVFGYPVKDPQRYGVVEFNSSGEVVSIEEKPQKPKSKYVIPGIYFYDNEVVEISKNLRPSPRGELEITDVNREYLRRGSLKVELLGRGYAWLDAGTHESLQQAGSFVQAIQDRQGFKIACIEEIAFSKGFIDAGQLKLLAARFKKNEYGKYLDEIADEPV; translated from the coding sequence ATGAAAGGAATCATTCTGGCCGGAGGCTCGGGCACACGCCTCTATCCCTTGACTCTCGGCACCAGCAAACAGCTTCTCCCCGTTTATGACAAACCCCTCATCTACTATCCCCTGTCCATTCTCATGCTGGCGGGGATAAGGGACATTCTCATCATCTCCACTCCCCAGGACCTGCCGCGCTTCAAGGACGTGCTCGGAGACGGCAGTGAACTTGGCCTTAAGTTCTCCTATATCGTGCAGCCCTCGCCCGACGGATTGGCCCAGGCCTTCATCCTCGGCGCGGACTTCATCGGTACGGACAGCGTCTGCCTCGTCCTGGGCGACAACATCATCTACGGCGAAGGCCTGTCCAAGGTTCTGAAAAGCTGCGCCAGACTCGACAAGGGCGGCATCGTCTTCGGCTATCCGGTCAAGGATCCGCAACGCTATGGAGTCGTGGAATTCAACTCCTCGGGCGAGGTGGTCAGCATCGAGGAAAAACCGCAAAAACCAAAATCGAAATACGTTATTCCGGGCATTTATTTCTATGACAACGAAGTCGTCGAAATCTCGAAAAACCTGCGCCCCTCCCCGCGCGGGGAGCTTGAGATCACCGATGTCAATCGCGAGTACCTGCGCCGCGGCAGCCTCAAGGTCGAACTGCTCGGCCGGGGATATGCCTGGCTCGACGCCGGAACCCACGAATCCCTGCAGCAGGCGGGCAGTTTTGTTCAGGCCATCCAGGACAGACAGGGTTTCAAGATCGCCTGCATCGAGGAAATCGCTTTTTCGAAAGGGTTCATTGATGCAGGCCAGCTCAAACTGCTGGCCGCTCGATTCAAAAAAAACGAGTACGGAAAATATCTCGATGAAATCGCTGATGAGCCTGTTTAA
- a CDS encoding response regulator, translating to MDKNITVMVVEDILSARETVLNLLRALGFTHFLEAENGEAALEKIKDGVPGLIISDWNMPKMNGLSLLRAVRSRPETPYIPFIFLTSKSEVEDVALASDGGASAYLVKPLTIKALSEALNTVFDGGFEQDFELLKAEIQNLCAAKEQAKALDLLRRFELLYPSQMQRIRLAHVRVLTEFSDFSKAEEMLCEILAANPLFARGWETMAKVQCWQGKPDQALAAVDKAVSISPNNTEYYILRGSINLHKEDLYAARNNFMTALNIDRKNDQIKQDIWNAYVDLDMVDEVQRDFGSYIFSSLTCDTLNNMAVAYRRKGELARAIEIYRAALAKEPDNPKILFNAAVAYVNRKQYGKAKSLLAHALGNDPDFEKAKALLKQISAHEHKHDEAEKSGDEK from the coding sequence ATGGACAAAAATATCACCGTGATGGTGGTTGAAGATATCCTGTCTGCCAGGGAGACGGTCTTGAACCTTTTGCGGGCCCTTGGCTTCACTCATTTTCTGGAGGCGGAGAACGGCGAGGCGGCTCTTGAAAAAATCAAGGACGGCGTTCCCGGCCTGATCATTTCCGACTGGAACATGCCGAAGATGAACGGCCTGAGCCTGTTGCGCGCTGTGCGTTCAAGGCCGGAAACTCCCTACATTCCCTTCATATTTCTGACTTCCAAATCCGAGGTGGAGGACGTGGCTCTGGCCTCGGACGGCGGCGCTTCGGCCTATCTGGTCAAACCCTTGACCATCAAGGCTTTGTCCGAGGCCTTGAACACGGTTTTCGATGGGGGCTTTGAACAGGATTTTGAACTGCTCAAAGCGGAGATCCAGAATTTGTGCGCGGCAAAGGAACAGGCCAAGGCTCTCGATCTTTTGCGCCGCTTTGAATTGCTCTATCCTTCCCAGATGCAGAGGATACGACTTGCGCATGTGCGGGTGCTGACGGAATTTTCCGATTTTTCCAAGGCCGAGGAGATGCTCTGTGAAATACTGGCCGCGAACCCGCTTTTCGCCAGAGGCTGGGAAACCATGGCCAAGGTCCAGTGCTGGCAGGGAAAACCGGATCAGGCTTTGGCCGCCGTGGACAAGGCTGTCTCCATCAGTCCCAACAACACCGAATATTACATTCTGCGCGGCTCCATCAATCTGCACAAGGAAGATCTGTACGCGGCCCGGAATAATTTCATGACCGCTCTCAACATCGATCGCAAGAACGATCAGATCAAGCAGGACATCTGGAACGCCTATGTAGATCTGGATATGGTCGATGAAGTGCAGCGCGATTTCGGCTCGTATATTTTCTCTTCCCTGACCTGCGATACCCTGAACAACATGGCCGTGGCCTACCGGCGCAAGGGCGAACTGGCTCGGGCAATAGAAATCTACCGCGCGGCGCTGGCCAAGGAACCCGACAATCCCAAGATTCTCTTCAACGCCGCCGTGGCCTATGTGAACAGAAAACAATACGGCAAGGCCAAGTCGCTTTTGGCCCACGCCCTGGGCAATGATCCTGATTTTGAAAAAGCCAAGGCGCTCCTGAAGCAAATCAGCGCTCATGAGCACAAACACGACGAAGCCGAGAAATCCGGGGACGAAAAATGA
- a CDS encoding cell division protein FtsX: MNVFFQLIGQGVRDLFRAPWSLCMTIAAITLVSFLGGAFLMLVHNLDLQIGNRQGNVQFQVYWQADVASDQLKEVWSGLSSMEGVVNVRTFTPDQALGVLEESFQKNVDLDWMKGRSPLPPTALVECDLPAEDGKKWAAGMVRRLEGLPKVEKVTFNPLQVDLLTSWVGLTKMAFWPVTGFLLVVVGLVVGNTIKLALLARRDELEILRFVGASRAYIQFPLLVGGAFQGLLGAGLALGLLKLLHHGIEDMFNVPPLWITISFLPQIHSLAILAILASVGVLSSLVAFRN, encoded by the coding sequence ATGAACGTATTTTTTCAACTCATCGGGCAAGGCGTGCGGGACCTGTTCCGGGCTCCGTGGTCCCTGTGCATGACCATTGCGGCCATCACCCTGGTATCCTTTCTGGGCGGGGCTTTTCTCATGCTTGTGCACAATCTCGATCTGCAGATCGGCAACAGGCAGGGCAATGTCCAGTTCCAGGTCTACTGGCAGGCCGATGTCGCTTCGGATCAATTGAAGGAGGTCTGGTCCGGACTGTCCTCCATGGAGGGTGTGGTCAACGTGCGCACTTTCACCCCGGATCAGGCTCTTGGCGTGCTTGAGGAGTCGTTCCAGAAAAATGTGGACCTGGATTGGATGAAAGGCAGAAGCCCCTTGCCGCCGACGGCTCTGGTCGAATGCGATCTGCCCGCCGAAGACGGAAAAAAATGGGCCGCAGGCATGGTCAGGCGTCTTGAAGGCTTGCCCAAGGTCGAGAAGGTGACCTTCAATCCCCTGCAGGTCGATCTGTTGACCTCTTGGGTCGGATTGACCAAGATGGCTTTCTGGCCGGTGACCGGATTTTTGCTTGTGGTTGTCGGCCTTGTGGTGGGCAACACCATAAAACTCGCTCTTCTGGCCCGGCGCGATGAATTGGAAATTCTGCGTTTTGTGGGCGCGAGCCGGGCATACATACAGTTCCCGCTGCTCGTGGGCGGAGCCTTTCAGGGACTTTTGGGCGCAGGCCTCGCCCTTGGCCTGCTAAAGCTTTTGCACCACGGCATCGAGGACATGTTCAATGTTCCTCCGCTGTGGATCACCATCTCCTTTCTGCCCCAGATACACAGCCTGGCCATTCTTGCCATTTTGGCGTCAGTTGGAGTTTTGAGCTCCCTGGTCGCTTTTCGCAATTAA
- a CDS encoding vitamin B12-dependent ribonucleotide reductase, with protein MDVMKMPADLPDVNLNSNAELVLKKRYQRKGLDGTPIETAKEMFWRVAASIASMEKNYPSSPFKTKDLARTFYTLMTQYDFLPNSPTLMNAGTELGQLAACFVLPVGDSMDEIFDAVKHAALIHKSGGGTGFSFTRLRPKDSRVGSTGGVASGPISFLKIFNTATEQVKQGGTRRGANMGILRVDHPDILEFIRAKEREGDLNNFNLSVALTEKFMQAVENDEEYPLIAPQSQEVIETLKAREVFELLVRKAWESGDPGIIFIDRINRDNPNPDQGEIESTNPCGEQPLLPYEACNLGSINLARFVLEKDGGIEVDWDRLREVVHLSVRFLDNVIDASEYPLERITETVRKNRKIGLGVMGWADLLYQLGLPYDSRRAIVLAEQMMDFIQKESRSASKKLAMERGPFPSYETSIYKEQNLGPYRHATTTTIAPTGTLSIIAGCSSGVEPLFALCFVRQVMDGEKLTEANSFFVKALHDQGCYSEKLMAEVIEKGSVRNMEFLPEELRSVYVTSMDIDPQWHLKMQAAFQKHTDNAVSKTVNLPNSATQEDIYKIYWMAYEEGCKGVTVYRDGCKSVQVLCTGEGQKDEKGDDHCRPMDRPDIVYGFTQKVRTGLGDLYLTVNEVNGKPFEVFTTIGRSGRSITAKAEAIGRLVSLALRSGVHVREIVKQLKGIGGEHPVFQKKGMLLSIPDAVSWVLENKYLQGTTPSSSYKSLSKTECPECTTELVFQEGCFVCPSCGFTKCG; from the coding sequence ATGGACGTTATGAAAATGCCGGCTGATCTGCCCGACGTAAATCTCAATTCCAACGCCGAGTTGGTGCTGAAAAAACGTTATCAGCGAAAGGGGCTGGATGGGACGCCCATCGAGACCGCCAAGGAAATGTTCTGGAGGGTGGCGGCAAGCATAGCATCCATGGAAAAGAACTACCCCTCTTCGCCGTTCAAGACCAAGGATCTGGCCCGCACATTCTATACGTTGATGACGCAGTACGATTTTCTGCCCAATTCCCCGACACTCATGAACGCCGGAACTGAACTGGGACAACTGGCGGCCTGCTTCGTTCTGCCTGTCGGGGACTCCATGGACGAGATTTTCGATGCGGTGAAACACGCGGCGCTGATCCACAAGTCCGGCGGCGGAACGGGTTTTTCCTTCACTCGCCTGCGCCCCAAGGACAGCCGGGTCGGTTCAACCGGCGGCGTTGCTTCCGGGCCCATCTCCTTTCTCAAGATTTTCAACACCGCGACCGAGCAGGTCAAACAGGGTGGAACCAGGCGCGGGGCCAATATGGGCATTCTGCGCGTCGACCATCCCGATATCCTGGAATTCATTCGGGCCAAGGAACGCGAGGGAGACCTCAACAATTTCAACCTGTCCGTGGCGTTGACCGAAAAATTCATGCAGGCCGTTGAAAACGATGAGGAATATCCCCTTATCGCCCCGCAATCGCAGGAGGTCATCGAAACGCTGAAGGCACGCGAAGTCTTCGAACTTCTGGTGCGCAAGGCCTGGGAGAGCGGAGATCCGGGGATCATCTTCATCGACCGCATCAACCGCGACAACCCCAACCCCGACCAGGGCGAGATCGAGAGCACCAATCCGTGCGGCGAGCAGCCCCTGCTGCCTTACGAAGCCTGCAACCTCGGCTCCATCAATCTGGCCCGGTTCGTGCTCGAAAAGGACGGCGGGATCGAGGTCGACTGGGACAGGTTGCGTGAAGTGGTGCACCTCAGCGTCCGTTTTCTGGACAACGTCATCGACGCTTCGGAATATCCGCTGGAACGCATCACGGAGACCGTGCGCAAGAACAGGAAGATCGGACTTGGCGTCATGGGCTGGGCAGATCTTCTGTACCAGCTGGGACTGCCCTACGACAGCCGCCGGGCCATCGTGCTCGCCGAGCAGATGATGGATTTCATCCAGAAGGAATCAAGGTCGGCGTCCAAGAAACTCGCCATGGAGCGCGGACCCTTTCCGTCCTACGAGACCTCCATCTACAAGGAACAGAATCTGGGGCCCTACCGCCACGCCACGACCACGACCATCGCCCCCACGGGCACCCTGTCCATCATCGCCGGATGCTCGTCCGGGGTGGAGCCTCTTTTTGCCCTGTGCTTCGTGCGCCAGGTCATGGACGGCGAAAAGCTGACCGAGGCCAACAGCTTCTTCGTCAAGGCCTTGCACGATCAGGGCTGTTATTCCGAAAAGCTCATGGCCGAGGTGATTGAAAAGGGCTCGGTCCGGAACATGGAATTTCTCCCCGAGGAACTGCGCAGTGTCTATGTCACCTCCATGGACATCGATCCGCAGTGGCATCTCAAGATGCAGGCGGCCTTCCAGAAGCATACCGACAATGCCGTATCCAAGACGGTCAACCTGCCCAATTCGGCCACCCAGGAAGACATCTACAAAATCTACTGGATGGCCTATGAAGAGGGCTGCAAAGGCGTCACGGTCTACCGCGACGGCTGCAAGAGCGTGCAGGTCCTGTGCACCGGAGAAGGCCAGAAGGATGAAAAGGGCGATGACCATTGCCGTCCCATGGACCGGCCCGACATCGTCTACGGATTCACGCAGAAGGTGCGCACCGGCCTTGGCGATCTTTACCTGACGGTCAACGAGGTCAACGGCAAGCCCTTCGAGGTTTTCACCACCATCGGCCGGTCGGGCAGATCCATCACGGCCAAGGCCGAAGCCATTGGACGGCTGGTTTCCCTGGCGCTGCGTTCCGGGGTGCATGTTCGTGAAATAGTCAAGCAGCTCAAGGGGATCGGCGGAGAGCATCCTGTTTTTCAGAAAAAGGGCATGCTTCTCTCCATTCCCGACGCCGTGTCCTGGGTGCTTGAAAACAAGTATCTGCAGGGAACGACACCGAGCAGTTCCTATAAATCCCTGTCCAAGACCGAGTGCCCGGAATGCACCACGGAGCTGGTCTTTCAGGAAGGGTGTTTTGTCTGTCCGTCCTGCGGCTTCACCAAGTGTGGATGA
- the ilvD gene encoding dihydroxy-acid dehydratase, whose amino-acid sequence MNRSDKMIKGLEKAPHRSLLFALGMTREEMRRPLIGVVNSANEIVPGHMHLDIIAQAVKDGVRMAGGTPMEFPTIGVCDGLAMNHEGMKMSLPSRELIADSIEISATAVPFDGLVFIPNCDKIVPGMLMAMLRLNIPSIMISGGPMLPGKFEGQTVDLITVFEGVGKVKSGSMTEAELERMEECACPGCGSCAGMFTANSMNCLSEALGLSLPGNGTIPAPTSARIRLAKDAGMQVMSLVEKNIRPRDIVTEKSVANGVTVDMALGCSTNTVLHLPAIFREAELDLTLDIFDNISRKTPNLCRLSPAGPHHIADLHEAGGIPAVMNELAQSGRIDLDVMTVTGRTLGQNIEALKPRILRPEVIRTVADPYSREGGIAILKGNLALDGAVVKQSAVAPEMMQRTGVARVFESEEDAVSAIMGNRIKAGDVVVIRNEGPVGGPGMREMLTPTSAISGLGLGGEVALLTDGRFSGGTRGAAIGHISPEAAEGGIIGLVQEGDLIRIDIPARSLELLVDEAELEKRRQNFKPFVKEIRSSILRRYSRMASSAAKGAVTKI is encoded by the coding sequence ATGAATCGCAGCGATAAAATGATCAAAGGTTTGGAAAAGGCACCGCACCGCTCCCTGCTTTTTGCCCTGGGCATGACCCGCGAGGAGATGAGGCGCCCACTGATCGGCGTGGTCAATTCGGCCAATGAGATCGTGCCCGGACACATGCATCTTGATATCATCGCCCAGGCCGTCAAGGACGGTGTGCGCATGGCCGGAGGCACGCCCATGGAGTTTCCCACCATCGGCGTGTGCGACGGGCTGGCCATGAATCATGAAGGCATGAAGATGAGCCTGCCCAGCCGCGAACTCATCGCCGACTCCATCGAAATTTCCGCCACGGCCGTGCCTTTCGACGGGTTGGTTTTCATTCCGAATTGCGACAAGATCGTGCCCGGCATGCTCATGGCCATGCTGCGCCTCAACATCCCCTCGATCATGATCAGCGGCGGCCCCATGCTCCCGGGCAAGTTCGAGGGCCAAACCGTCGATCTGATCACGGTCTTCGAGGGCGTGGGCAAGGTCAAGAGCGGCAGCATGACCGAAGCGGAACTTGAGCGCATGGAGGAATGCGCCTGTCCCGGCTGCGGTTCCTGCGCGGGCATGTTCACGGCCAATTCCATGAATTGCCTGTCCGAGGCCCTTGGGTTGTCCCTGCCCGGCAACGGAACCATCCCCGCCCCGACCAGCGCGCGCATCCGTCTGGCCAAGGATGCGGGAATGCAGGTCATGAGCCTGGTCGAAAAGAACATTCGCCCGCGCGACATCGTCACCGAAAAGAGCGTGGCCAACGGCGTGACCGTGGACATGGCCCTTGGCTGCTCCACCAACACGGTCCTGCACCTGCCCGCGATTTTCCGCGAGGCCGAGCTCGATCTGACGCTGGACATTTTTGACAACATCAGCCGCAAGACCCCCAATCTTTGCAGGCTTTCCCCCGCCGGACCGCACCATATCGCCGACCTGCACGAGGCGGGCGGCATCCCGGCCGTCATGAACGAATTGGCGCAGAGCGGGCGCATCGATCTTGATGTCATGACCGTGACCGGCCGGACCCTGGGACAGAACATCGAGGCCCTGAAGCCGCGCATCCTGCGCCCGGAAGTCATCCGCACCGTGGCCGATCCGTATTCCCGTGAAGGCGGCATCGCCATCCTGAAGGGCAACCTGGCTCTGGACGGCGCGGTGGTCAAACAGTCCGCCGTGGCGCCTGAAATGATGCAGCGCACGGGCGTTGCCCGAGTCTTCGAGAGCGAGGAAGACGCCGTGAGCGCGATCATGGGCAACAGGATAAAGGCCGGCGACGTGGTCGTCATCCGTAATGAAGGCCCGGTGGGCGGCCCCGGCATGCGCGAGATGCTGACCCCGACCTCGGCCATCTCCGGTCTTGGCCTTGGCGGCGAAGTGGCGCTTTTGACGGACGGCCGTTTCAGCGGCGGAACGCGTGGGGCGGCCATCGGGCATATCAGTCCCGAAGCGGCCGAAGGCGGGATCATAGGGCTGGTCCAGGAAGGGGACCTGATCAGGATAGACATTCCTGCACGCAGCCTTGAGCTTCTGGTTGACGAGGCGGAACTTGAAAAGCGCCGCCAGAACTTCAAACCCTTTGTGAAGGAAATCCGTTCCTCCATTCTGCGTCGCTACAGCCGCATGGCTTCGTCCGCGGCCAAGGGAGCGGTGACCAAAATCTGA
- a CDS encoding two-component system sensor histidine kinase NtrB, translating into MLTLALILVSSLVKLSRTAENRLLYRIIEQEEALRKAEEIKYRVFDWIDAGLLVVNNDGRITTVNQRTLNWLPGHDRNEMIGTRFDVYFPEFLPFWNDRELACLRRNMVISNERGLVFGFKITELPENQGWMILFSDITEVQRLERQVKEMEKLASVGELAAGLAHEMKNPLAGIKTSLQLLLSDDLEKEFSDRLSRVILRDIDRLDFLLKDFLIFARPKAPELAALDLARELEHVLMPLRLQYQGVAIEIEVGDEPFYFDRNQLHQILINLLVNALQALENTENPKISIRETHGQDSRTLIIADNGPGLAPDMLDKCFDPFVTSKAVGSGLGLAIARRLAAQNGTFIDLVNIPSGGTRAVLVQDLSFFRTQKDPQDTT; encoded by the coding sequence TTGCTGACGCTTGCGCTCATTCTGGTCAGCTCGCTGGTCAAATTGAGCCGCACGGCGGAGAATCGTCTTTTATACAGGATCATTGAGCAGGAAGAAGCCCTGCGCAAAGCCGAGGAGATTAAATACCGCGTTTTTGACTGGATCGATGCCGGACTTCTGGTCGTGAATAATGACGGCAGAATCACGACCGTGAATCAACGCACCCTGAACTGGCTTCCCGGACACGATCGCAACGAGATGATCGGCACCAGATTCGATGTCTATTTCCCCGAGTTTCTTCCCTTCTGGAATGATCGCGAACTTGCCTGTCTGCGACGGAACATGGTCATAAGCAATGAGCGTGGACTGGTTTTCGGGTTCAAGATCACCGAATTGCCCGAAAATCAGGGCTGGATGATTCTTTTTTCCGACATCACCGAAGTGCAAAGACTCGAACGGCAGGTCAAGGAAATGGAGAAGCTGGCCAGCGTCGGCGAACTGGCAGCCGGTCTGGCCCATGAAATGAAGAACCCGCTGGCCGGGATCAAGACCAGTCTTCAGCTTCTTCTCTCGGATGATCTGGAAAAGGAATTTTCCGACAGGCTCTCACGGGTCATACTGCGCGATATCGACCGACTTGATTTTCTGCTCAAGGATTTCCTGATCTTTGCCCGCCCCAAGGCGCCCGAGCTGGCAGCCCTTGATCTGGCAAGGGAGCTGGAGCATGTGCTCATGCCACTTCGCCTTCAATATCAAGGAGTTGCAATCGAAATTGAAGTCGGGGACGAGCCGTTTTATTTTGATCGCAACCAGTTGCACCAGATCCTCATAAATCTTTTGGTCAATGCCTTGCAGGCTCTTGAAAATACGGAAAATCCGAAGATCAGCATCCGTGAGACGCACGGGCAGGACAGCAGAACCCTGATCATTGCCGACAATGGTCCGGGGCTGGCGCCGGACATGCTGGACAAGTGCTTCGATCCGTTCGTGACCAGCAAGGCCGTGGGCTCGGGTCTGGGCCTGGCCATCGCCCGCAGGCTCGCGGCTCAGAACGGAACATTCATTGATCTTGTCAATATTCCCTCGGGAGGAACCCGGGCCGTGCTGGTTCAGGACCTCTCCTTTTTCCGGACCCAAAAGGATCCCCAGGATACAACGTGA
- a CDS encoding GAF domain-containing sensor histidine kinase → MEQSNGIEQFLRSMMAILASRAMSAAEKLHCGGMLIQTRIKSRNASVMLFDDEKRGLKVVAASRKEIVGLTQPLSPESISGYVCTHKVPLLIEDIETDHRFCCRNGNYKTKSLISVPLLSDQERVIGVINVSDKEGGGPFTKSDLSALLEYAAWITPLIESLAMFERLEAEKERYQELAQELEIKQKELIIASTERSELVQMVVHDFKSPLSAVISNMDLLSYLGPSESQKPIIETAFKGASKLLEMIDEFLHIARVDECQERGVIPCPVSFLPLVHEQIEALMPLVREKNMTIENQCELDVQVLGDPMLLGHLVQNLISNAIKYTPVNGRIRVGMGAWESRRTADPTHTVLKFWVEDDGEGIEDRYKESIFDKFVRTEKSVESGIKGTGIGLFICRKIVNMFQGKIWVEDVTPHGSRFCVILFIPEEN, encoded by the coding sequence ATGGAGCAGTCTAACGGGATAGAGCAGTTTCTGCGCAGCATGATGGCCATTCTGGCCAGCAGGGCCATGAGCGCGGCGGAGAAGCTCCATTGCGGGGGCATGCTCATCCAGACGAGGATCAAGAGCCGCAACGCCTCGGTCATGTTGTTCGACGATGAAAAACGGGGACTCAAGGTCGTTGCGGCCAGCCGGAAGGAGATAGTGGGGCTGACTCAGCCCCTCTCTCCGGAAAGCATTTCCGGATATGTGTGTACGCACAAGGTTCCGCTTCTGATCGAGGATATCGAAACCGATCATCGTTTTTGCTGCCGTAACGGCAACTACAAGACCAAATCGCTCATTTCCGTGCCCCTGCTTTCCGATCAGGAACGGGTCATTGGGGTCATAAACGTTTCCGACAAGGAAGGCGGGGGGCCTTTCACCAAGTCCGATTTGTCCGCCCTCCTCGAATATGCGGCCTGGATCACTCCCCTGATCGAGAGCCTGGCCATGTTCGAAAGACTGGAGGCGGAAAAGGAGCGGTATCAGGAATTGGCGCAGGAGCTTGAGATCAAGCAAAAAGAGCTGATCATCGCCTCCACCGAGCGCTCCGAACTGGTGCAGATGGTGGTCCACGATTTTAAAAGCCCCCTTTCTGCCGTCATCTCCAACATGGATCTGTTGTCGTATCTCGGGCCCAGCGAATCCCAGAAACCGATCATCGAGACGGCCTTCAAGGGAGCGAGCAAGCTTCTGGAAATGATCGACGAATTTCTGCACATAGCGCGTGTCGATGAATGTCAGGAGCGTGGAGTCATCCCCTGTCCGGTCTCTTTTCTGCCCCTTGTGCATGAGCAGATTGAAGCTCTCATGCCCTTGGTCCGTGAAAAGAACATGACCATTGAAAATCAGTGCGAGCTTGATGTTCAGGTTCTGGGCGATCCCATGCTGCTTGGACATTTGGTTCAGAATCTGATTTCAAACGCCATAAAGTATACGCCCGTGAATGGGCGGATCAGGGTGGGGATGGGCGCCTGGGAATCGCGCAGAACGGCGGATCCCACGCATACGGTGCTCAAGTTCTGGGTCGAGGATGATGGCGAGGGGATCGAGGATCGCTACAAGGAATCCATTTTCGACAAGTTCGTGCGTACGGAAAAATCAGTTGAAAGCGGGATAAAGGGAACCGGTATCGGACTTTTCATCTGTCGCAAGATAGTGAACATGTTTCAAGGCAAGATCTGGGTGGAGGATGTCACTCCGCACGGCAGCAGATTTTGCGTCATTCTTTTCATCCCCGAGGAAAATTGA
- a CDS encoding cell division ATP-binding protein FtsE, with translation MISISKLSYSFGRQLALKDINFCMKPGEFVFLCGPSGAGKTTFMRILHGALPVQRGKADVAGYDLNTLAESRKHLLRRDVSVVFQDFKILTNQTVFANVALPLKVRGIGQHIIEKRVRAVLRSLHLDHKTGAPCEELSGGEQQRVAVARAVVVKPKLLLADEPTGNLDHELSMRMMDIFQQFHKFGTSIMIATHNREIMERMADARIVTLEDGVMREGCAQTGGRP, from the coding sequence ATGATCAGCATTTCCAAACTTTCCTACTCCTTCGGCAGGCAACTTGCGTTGAAGGACATAAATTTCTGCATGAAGCCCGGCGAGTTCGTCTTTCTTTGCGGTCCATCCGGCGCCGGGAAGACGACCTTCATGCGCATTCTGCACGGCGCGCTTCCGGTGCAACGCGGCAAGGCCGATGTGGCCGGCTATGATTTGAACACGTTGGCCGAGAGCCGCAAACATTTGCTCCGCCGCGACGTGAGCGTGGTCTTTCAGGATTTCAAGATCCTGACCAACCAGACCGTTTTCGCCAATGTGGCCCTGCCGTTGAAGGTACGCGGCATCGGGCAGCACATCATCGAGAAACGTGTCCGGGCGGTGCTCAGAAGCCTGCACCTCGATCACAAGACCGGGGCGCCCTGCGAGGAACTGTCCGGCGGCGAACAGCAGCGGGTGGCCGTGGCCCGGGCCGTGGTGGTCAAGCCCAAGCTGCTCCTTGCCGATGAGCCCACCGGGAACCTCGACCACGAACTGTCCATGCGCATGATGGATATTTTTCAACAATTTCATAAGTTTGGAACTTCAATCATGATAGCGACCCATAACCGTGAAATCATGGAACGCATGGCCGATGCGCGCATCGTGACTCTGGAGGACGGGGTCATGCGCGAAGGTTGCGCCCAGACCGGAGGGCGGCCATGA